From Aegilops tauschii subsp. strangulata cultivar AL8/78 chromosome 5, Aet v6.0, whole genome shotgun sequence:
AGCATGGACACTGCTGTGGCGATCCGGACACTAGAAGCAACATACAAATCATCGGCTGAAGCTGCTGCTGTTGAATCCATGATTGCAAAATTGATTGACAAGGTACTACTGCTCTACACCCTAGGGTAATGAAAATCCCATCTATGTCACCCATTCCACAAACACACAACTGATACTTTAGATTGAGAAATTGGACACTGCAATATCCATGATAGTGAATAAACTATTATCTACATGGTGTGATGCACGAAGGCCCTTACTTGAAAAGTAAAGGCAAAGCAGTGATGCAGCGAGAATTGGGATTCTCACTTGGAGATCATTGCGAGTTATGTCAAGAGAATGGAAGTACTTCTGGAGCAGGCTTGCCTTGTATATGCTGCTTGCCCTGTATTTATCGATATTGGTCATTCATTGTCATCTGTAGTGGTCAGTGTCACTGCAGTATTACATTTCAATTTACTAGATATTTTTATTCTCAAGTAATTAACTGCATTTATGATTTGATGATGCTCAAAGGTCACATTGTTTTGACAGGTTAGGATTTCTGCGATATTTGTGTTTGTTTCGTTTCTTGTCCTTCTGAGTGTTTGCAAAGTGCCTGCTCATATTGATGAGATCAAGGTCGGGTTTTTCTTCTTTAAAATGGAATTGCAACATTATGGCCACTTCCTTCCTAATAGTTTTAATTGTAGAATAATTTCAACGCGGATTCTGTTGGTGAAAACAATAAGCACCAAAATCATATGAACATCAGGTATGTTTGTAACATAATGCTCCCTCCTATGCAGATATATTCCCATGAGGATTCAAACCGGCATTATGGGACATTGGTTTTCCTACTAGGCCACTTCCTATCCAGCGTCTCCTTCCTATTTCTGGTGTCCATTTCGTCGTCGTTGGTTTTCTACTCCTTGATTGGCCTCAGGAATGAGTTCAGCTTCCTTATGTACTTTATAATCACCATCTTTATGTGCCTATTGGCGAACGAAGCGCTCATGATGATTGTTGCGTACATCTGGCTTGAGACTTACAAGTGCATCTTAACCTTGATTTGCTTATATGTGAGCTTCCATCTTGGTCTTCTTTCAAGTGGGCACACATATTGAATGAACCGACATTATTAAATAACCGTGGCTACTTCAAGTTATCATGATGCTGGTGGCAGGGTATTTTCGGATCAAAGACGCAATACCAGCGCCCGTGTGGAACTATCCGATGTCCTACATTTCATTCCAGACATATGCCGTCCAGGTAAGTTATATATGGCCATCTTATGTAACCTACATAAACCCTATGCTCATCTTGCTTTTACCGGATCAGGCGTGCTAACAAGCAATACTGCTGCAGGGCTTGGTCCAGAACGAGTATGTCAGTACATCATTTGCAGTCGGGGCCACGAGGACGATACCCGGCGTGCAGGCTGTCCGAGGCTTGTATGGCATATCATCGTCGACGGGTGCCAAGTGGATGAATCTCCTTGTTTTGTTCCTGATGGCGATCGGCTACTGGGTCGTCTTGTATGTTTTGCTTCGTCTAGATGTGAGGAGACATGTGAGGCTTGGCAG
This genomic window contains:
- the LOC141023219 gene encoding uncharacterized protein produces the protein MDEEDAVGISRSCPDLSSCREMRCPAAAVIGSRASFADGPLRQREDEGKERRAQESSTVAFPPCSQIGATRGVSPDRGRPPLLDDQGDFSSVSMDTAVAIRTLEATYKSSAEAAAVESMIAKLIDKTYAVQGLVQNEYVSTSFAVGATRTIPGVQAVRGLYGISSSTGAKWMNLLVLFLMAIGYWVVLYVLLRLDVRRHVRLGRCSCWPSIHTIAAPK